TTTGGTAAGCGTAATGCGATCACCAGAAGTGCACGTATTATCAATGAAGGTACATTATCTTTCCGCATTCAGAAGTGTGCGTCAGTGAATATTGATTTTAGAAAGGACGATTTTGATGTAATTAATCTTCCAGGTGCCCATGAAAGGGAGCGTGACATGGAGCGATCATCTCTCGGCAGGCATGCACTCTCGCTTGAAAGCCGAAGAGGATCAAGTTCTCATCAGCAAAATCCTTTTCTGGCGCTTGCTGAAAAGGGGGCAGGCGAAGAACACGGGGACGTATTTGCCTTTAACCTGGTGTATAGCGGAAGCTTTAAGGCGATTGCTGAAGCAGATCAATTCAGGAATACGCGTGTCAATATGGGGATTCACCCATTTGATTTCAGCTGGCTGCTTGAAGCGGGAGAAGCATTTCAGACTCCTGAAGTAGTACTTGTCTATTCTGATCAGGGTATCGGTAAAATGTCGCGAACTTTTCATCAGCTGTACAACAATCATCTGGTAAGAGGTGAACATAAAGGAAAAGAAAGGCCTGTTCTCATCAATAATTGGGAAGCAACTTATTTCGATTTTACTGAAGAGAAAGTTAAGGAAATCGTACACGCTGCAGCCGGTACAGGCGTTGAACTGTTTGTACTGGATGATGGCTGGTTTGGTAAAAGAGACCATGACAGGGCTTCACTCGGTGACTGGATTGTGCACCAAGAAAAGCTGCCGTCCGGACTTTCCGGGATTGCAGATGAAGTCAATCAGTCTGGAATGAAGTTTGGTCTCTGGTTCGAACCTGAGATGGTATCGCCCGATAGTGAGCTGTATAGAAACCATCCTGACTGGTGCCTTCACGTGACGGACAGAAGGCGGTCTGAAAGCCGGAATCAGCTTGTATTGGATTTTGCTAATCCGGAGGTCAGAACAAACATTATTGATCAGCTGAAAGTAATTTTATCAAGTGCCAATATTGAGTATGTAAAGTGGGATATGAACCGCAATATGACAGAGATCGGTTCACCTTCTCTGCCGGCAGACAGACAGCGTGAAACTGCTCATCGCTATATGCTTGGTCTGTATGAGGTCATGGAGGAAATCACTGCAGCATTTCCGCATATTTTGTTTGAAAGTTGCTCAGGCGGTGGCGGCCGGTTTGACCCGGGCATGCTTTATTATATGCCTCAGACCTGGACGAGCGATAATACAGATGCAGTCAGCAGAGCTTCCATTCAGTACGGCACAAGCCTTGCGTATCCTGCAAGCGCAATGGGTGCACATGTCTCAGCCTCGCCGAATCATCAGACCGGCCGCCTGACGTCATTAAAGACGCGCGGTTATGTCGCGATGGAGGCGAACTTTGGCTACGAGCTTGATGTTACAACGATGACTGAAGACGAATTATCTGTGATGACCAGTCAGGTAGAGGTGTACAAAAATATTCGTGCAACCATACAGTTTGGTGACCTATATAGACTGAAAAATGTTCACGAAGACAAGTGTTATGCCACGATTAAAGTTAACCCGGATCAATCTGAAGCTGTATTTCTCTATTTACACATTCTGAATGAAGCAAATGGTCCGTTCAAGCGTGTGAGGTTAAGAGGGCTGGATCCTCATGCCAAATATTATGTTGATGGGCTTGAAGCTGTGTATGGCGGGGACGAGCTGATGAATGCAGGGGTGCCGCTTCCTTATCCGGATGGCGATTTTGATAGTGTATTATGGACATTGAAGAAAGTGAATAAATAGCAGAAAGCGAAGCAGAGGTATGTCCTTGCTTCGCTTTCTTTAATTGTCAGCAGTCTTTCATTAAATGTTAAGAATCCTTTAGGCACAAAGTCAATGTATTGTCCAAAAGGCTCAGCGTATTCATTTTTCTCCGGTCTAGTCAGCATCTGCATCATTCCTTTTCAATTGGTTAATCAAGTATAACGGCTTTTCCCCGGTGAGACATATTTCAATCTGTTTGCTCCGTCATAAATAAAGTAATACATGCTATAGTCACTTCTTCTAATTTTATTGAACGAGTACACAACATGAATATATGAAAACAAAGGATAAAAATTTTAAAGACTATCTTTTCAACTCAGGAATTCACTTGAGTAAAAAATGTTTTAAATGGAAATTAAGATATACATACTCACGATAATCATAAAACCTGCTGAGAAAAACAGTGACAGGGCGTTCGGACTGCGCTTTTGAAATTCAGAAAGGCCGCTGAGTATAATAGCACCCCCGGCGGTTAGAAGAACGTAAGGGGAGATGAGGCTGACCTGATTGTTAAGGATCCCATAAGCGGCTAAGCTGATCGTGAGAAAAATGAATATGAACCTGAGTTTTTTCATTTGAAATGTCCTTTCAAGGCTTTTACAAAAGAATATAAATCGAAACAAAAAACATACATCCTGTAACGATTAAAAGAAGTTTGAAATGCTTTTTTTCTTTAGTCATCTTCATTTCAATTAAATTCATCGCATTAGAGAGTGCCAGAAAAAAGAGCAAACCTGAAAGCATTGGACCAGTAACCCCGTTTTCGGCATTTGGACTGCTCAGCGCAGAAACTGAAAGGTAGATAATCTGTAATGAAAAGAACAATGCGACTGCGTTAAAGAGAACTTTCAGTGTCAGAAGATATTTGTTTTTGTTACGGAAGTTTCCCTGGAGTTTGCTGGTCATATTCTGCCCCCTTCTGCCTCCTGAGATTCGCGCTCAAGCTCAGCATTAGACTTATAATTTAACAGCTTTCCAATATGTACAAACCCATAAATCAATACAGCTGAAATGGTCCAGCTGAGCACCTGTCTGAGGACAAGACCTTTATCAAATGCTTCAACACCGTAATTCATGATCAGCCAGACTTTAATTGACGCAAGCAGGATACCCTGAAAAGCAAAGCCAAACGTGATCAATTTAAAAATAAAAAGAACTTTCTTTTGGTAAAATTCCTGTTTTAAAATCTCTCTGTTTCTGCCGCGGAGTTCCATGATATCAACTGCAAACAGCAGATAGAGCGGTTTATTGATCGCAATACTAATCAGTAGAAGAAATGAGAGTGCATAGCTGTAAATGACACTGTTCCAAAGCATCTGCATCGCTGATCCTGCAAGTACGTCAATCAGTGTGCCGATTGCGAGTGTAACAATTAAATAAATGCCCAGGAAATTCACTTTCTTCAGAATCACAAAACGAATGATGCTATAGATAAACCCCGGTACTGTTGAAATGAGCATGGCATAGTAATCACCAATGTACTCTCTGGAACCGTGCCAGATGATGAGCGGAAAAATGATGTAGCAGATTAAATCCCATAACACGATATTTTTGTGCAATATAAGGCCTCCAGATTTTCTAATATAAAATTATTACAAGTTATAAGGTGATTCTAACACATTTTTCCACATGGAAAGGCCGTTATTTCTAATCGTTTATCTTTTTAGAAACGGGGGTATGGATAGAGGATATTTACGGCAATCTGTATACCAGGATGTCTATATGAATAGGAAGGCATGTGAAGAGAAAGTGGATATAAATCAATATCTGGTAAAGCATAATGAGAAAGTGAACCTTGGATCCTATGCCACAAAAGAAGATCACGGTATAAAAGAGGACGCCTAAGAAAAACTGGGAGTTCTCTTTCAATGATATTAAAGAGCGACGTTACTGGGATGACTATCAGAAAGCATTTGAAGAAATGCTCGGGCATACTTCCACTGACTTTGCTCCATGGTATGTGCTTCCAGCTGATGATGAGTTATATTCCCGTTATATCATTACTGAAGTTATGGTGAATGTACTGGAGGAGATTAATCCCCAGTTTCCAGAACTATCAGATGAGGACCAGGAGAAAATGGATGAAGTGATTGAAGAGTTGGAGAATGAGAAGAATGAACGTTAAAAAGACTGTGTGATACAGTCTTTTTTTGTTGCATGCAAATTAATTTGAGCCATCTATTCGCCTGCTGCGTCTATATTATGCAAGTTTTCAATCGAAAACCAGACAAGCATGACAACAATGACTGATATAAAAATAATTCGTAATGATCCAACCGTCACGTCAAAATTCTGTTCAGTGATGGCGAGCGTTGTATCAGCGTATTTTGCTGTGTACTGAAAGAACAGTGATTCTCCACTGTATTGAATGATAGAAATGATGATGCCAATAATGACATCACTTAAAAGCAGCAGCCAGAATTTCTTCATGATCATCCTCCTCAATTAAGTGGTTTTTTCACTTTTCCGATGCTGCCATGTAACCAGCAGCCCACTAACCCCAATTGAAACAGCCGCTTTCGGAATGAAATAGGCAAGCAATCCCTCGCTCGTATATCCCCATGTCTTTTGTATAAACGTAGCTTCCGGCGTCCAGTCAATTACATAGCCGATGCCGAAAATGAAAGGAAGGCTTAATACAAGATAGCTCAGTATCGCATTATAAATCATTTTTTCCATATCATAGATCAATACTCCTGTTTCAGCTTGACTG
This region of Jeotgalibacillus malaysiensis genomic DNA includes:
- a CDS encoding membrane protein — protein: MHKNIVLWDLICYIIFPLIIWHGSREYIGDYYAMLISTVPGFIYSIIRFVILKKVNFLGIYLIVTLAIGTLIDVLAGSAMQMLWNSVIYSYALSFLLLISIAINKPLYLLFAVDIMELRGRNREILKQEFYQKKVLFIFKLITFGFAFQGILLASIKVWLIMNYGVEAFDKGLVLRQVLSWTISAVLIYGFVHIGKLLNYKSNAELERESQEAEGGRI
- a CDS encoding alpha-galactosidase, with the translated sequence MNHLSNKTTGIFISEDEKTFHLQTEETSYIIEVYREYVTHVYWGKRIEHYNGLMQHRFRDRGFSANPDSSDRAFSLDTLSQEYPSYGHTDFRDPAVHLQWADGSTVSDFRFSDYKVISGKPAPEGLPHVYAETEGDAETLVIRLKDQLRDAVIELSYTVFGKRNAITRSARIINEGTLSFRIQKCASVNIDFRKDDFDVINLPGAHERERDMERSSLGRHALSLESRRGSSSHQQNPFLALAEKGAGEEHGDVFAFNLVYSGSFKAIAEADQFRNTRVNMGIHPFDFSWLLEAGEAFQTPEVVLVYSDQGIGKMSRTFHQLYNNHLVRGEHKGKERPVLINNWEATYFDFTEEKVKEIVHAAAGTGVELFVLDDGWFGKRDHDRASLGDWIVHQEKLPSGLSGIADEVNQSGMKFGLWFEPEMVSPDSELYRNHPDWCLHVTDRRRSESRNQLVLDFANPEVRTNIIDQLKVILSSANIEYVKWDMNRNMTEIGSPSLPADRQRETAHRYMLGLYEVMEEITAAFPHILFESCSGGGGRFDPGMLYYMPQTWTSDNTDAVSRASIQYGTSLAYPASAMGAHVSASPNHQTGRLTSLKTRGYVAMEANFGYELDVTTMTEDELSVMTSQVEVYKNIRATIQFGDLYRLKNVHEDKCYATIKVNPDQSEAVFLYLHILNEANGPFKRVRLRGLDPHAKYYVDGLEAVYGGDELMNAGVPLPYPDGDFDSVLWTLKKVNK